The genome window CTGTCGGAGGAGGTCGGCGAGGTCGCGCAGGCGGTGATCGGCGCGACGGGCCAGAACCCGCGCAAGGGCACGTCGCACAGCTGGGAGGACGTACAGGCGGAGCTGTGCGACGTGGTGATCACCGCGCTGGTGGCGCTGCGCACCCTGACGCCTGAGGCGCGCGAGGTGTTCACGGCGCACCTGGACGGGGTCAGGGCACGCTCGCTGGGCTCCTCGTCCTGAGTTGCTCCACGAACACATGGAGGACTGAAGGTGTGTCAGGAATGACACGGCCTCGTACTGTATCCGCGTGACCACCCCGGCCCTGCGCCCCCAGTCCCTGCTGCTCAGCTTCCTCGGTGACGAGGTGCTGGGCCGGGGGGTGTGCGTGTACACGGGGAGCGTCATCGAGGTGTTCCGGCGCGCCGGGGTGGGCGAGCAGGCCACCCGGTCCACCCTCACCCGCATGGTCGCCCGCGGACTGCTGTCTCGCCGCCGTGAGGGCCGCCGCACGTACGTCGGCCTGACCGACCGCTCGGAGGCGATCCTGCGCGACGGGGAGCGGCGCATCTGGAAGACGGGCGCGGTCAACCGGGACTGGGACGGCACCTGGACCCTCCTCGGCTTCTCGCTCCCGGAGTCCTGGCAGCGCCAGCGGCACGATCTGCGGTCGCAGCTGACCTGGGCGGGGTTCGGGGCGCTGTTCAGCGGGCTGTGGATCGCGCCCGGCGAGGTCGATGTCTCCGCGATCGTCGCCGAGCTCGGGCTCGCGGCGCATGTGAAGGTCTTCCGGGCCCGGGCGGACACCGGCACGGACATCGCCGGAATGATCGACGAGACCTGGGACCTGGACGAACTGGCCGCCCGCTACCGGGAGTTCGAGGCGGCCTGGCGGCCGTTCGCGTCGGGCCGCACGGACATCACCGCGGAGGACGCCCTCGCACTGCGGTTGCGGCTGACCTCCGAGTGGCTGCAGGTGATCCGCAGCGACCCTCGGCTGCCCGTACGGCATCTGCCGGCCGACTGGCCCGCGGTCGGCGCGGAGGAGACGTTCCGGGCGGTCCACGGCCTGCTGGACGCGCCGGCCAGGGACGCAGCACGGCGGCTGATCGAGTCGATTCCGGCTGAGTAGCGGCCCTTCGGGCTCGTGACCCCGGCCGCGGCGTCGCGAAGTGATGTTGTGCACTCCATTGACTCCCGCAAGAAATCAGCCCTACATTCCCTGACGTTCAGTGCACTGAGCAATCGGGCCTTCGAGCCTTCCTTCGAGCCTTAGAGCAATCGCACGGTCCCTGCCCCCGAGCCGCCAGACAGGAGCCGACGCATGCGCGCCGCCCGCACTCGTCCCCGTACCCGACTCCGCATCGCCCTCGCCGCCCTGGCCACGGTGGCGTCCGCGGCCCTGACCACGCTCCCCGCCCCGGCCGCCCAGGCGGACTCGGGGGCCGCCCATCTCACCGGCACCCTCGCCGACGGCGCCACCTGGATCGCGGACGTCCCCGCCCGCTGGAACGGCACCCTCCTCCTGTTCAGCCACGGCTTCGGCCCCACCGTCGCCCAGGACGCCCCCTCCGACGCCGTACGCACCGAGCTGCTCGCCGAGGGCTATGCGATGGCCGGGTCGTCGTACGACCCCCATGGTTCGATGTGGGCCCTGAACAGCGCGGAACGCGACCAGTTCGCCACGCTCGACGCGGTCACGGCGAAGATCGGCACACCGCGGCGCACGCTGTCCGTCGGCCAGTCCATGGGCGGGCTCGTCAACGCGCAGATCGCCCGTGACGGCGCCGGCCGCGTCGACGGCGCGCTCGGACTGTGCGGCCTGGTCGCGGGCGGTACCGACCTGGACGACTACCAGCTCGACGCCGAGTACACGATCGCCCGGCTGCTCCTGCCCGGGCAGGACGTCGGCCTGGTCCTCTTCGGGTCGGCCGCCGACGCGGCCGCCACCGCGAAGAAGCTCACCGACGCCGTCACCGCCGCCCAGGCCACCCCGCAGGGCCGGGCCCGGATCGCGCTGGCCGCCGCCTTCCTGAACCTGCCCGCGTGGGCGCCCGGCGAGAGCGCCCCCGCGCCGAGCGACTGGGCGGGGCAGGAGAAGCAGCAGTACGCGTGGTTCGCGCAAGGCATCCTCTCCTTCGTGGAGGGGGGCCGGTACGCGATCGAGCAGTCCGTCGGCGGCAACAACTCCTGGAACAAGGGCGTCGACTACACCCGTCTGCTGGCCGGTTCCGTGCACGCCCAGCAGGTCCGGGCCCTGTACCAGGCGGCCGGCCTGGACCTGCGCGCCGACCTGAGGTCCCTGACGGCGGGCGCCGCGATCACCGCCGACCCGGCCGCCCTACGCACCGCCCAGCGCACGTCCTCCGCCGGCCAGGGCCTGGGCGTGCCGTTGCTGGACGTGCACACCGTCGCCGACAACCTGGTCCCGGTTGAGCAGGAGCGACGGTTCGGCGACCGGGTGCGCGCAGCCGGTGACGGGGCGCTGCTTCGGCAGGCCTACGTCCAGCGCCAGGGCCACTGCGCGTTCACCACCGCCGAGACGGTGGCCGCCCTGCACGCACTGGAACACCGCGTCACCACCGGCCACTGGGACGACGCGGCGACGCCGGGGGTGCTCCAGCGGTCGGCCACGGCGCTCGGTCTGGACGGGGCGGCGTACGTCACGTACCGACCGGCACGCCTGACGGTCGGCCGGGACCGCCCCTCATACCCCACGCAGCCCTGACGTACGGCAGCCGCCAGCCGCCCTCGCGCCCCGCACCGCACCCACCACTGACGTTGGGACCCGCTCATGTCCGACACCTCCACTCCTCCGACCTCCGCATCGGCTCCTCCGCGTGCGTCGCTCCCGATCGGCACGCTCGTCGCCGGCTGTCTCGCCGTCTGCCTGGCCCAGATCGGCCTCGCCATGCCGGCCACGCTCAACGGCCTGTTCCAGGAACACCTCCACCCCGTCGGCTCCCAGCTGACCTGGATCTCGGACGCGTTCCTGCTGCCCGTCGCCGTTCTCGAACTGTCCTTCGGTGTTCTCGGCGACCTCTTCGGCCGCAAACGGCTCCTGGTCGGCGGCGCCGCGCTGCTGTGCGCGGGTGAGATCGTCGCCGCGAGCGCCTCCGGCATCCACCAGCTGTGGGTGGGACAAGCGCTGGCCGGCCTGGGCGCCGCCGCACTCTTCCCCACCTCGCTCGCCATGATCGCCGCCGGCACGCACACCGGCCCCCAGCGGGCACGAGCCATCGCCGTATGGGCCTCCAGCCTGTCCGCGGGCGGCTTCCTCGCCCCGCTGCTCGGCGGCATCACGGGGACGTACGGCTCGTGGCGCTCGGCGTTCGTGGTGGTCGCGGTACTTGCCGCGATCAGCGCGCTGGTGAGCCTGTGGCTGGCCACCGACTCCAGGGCGCCGGAGGGCCGCTCACTCGACGTCGGCGGCCAGATCACCATCGGCGTCGGCCTGTTCGCACTGCTGTACGCGGTCATCCAGGGACCGACGGACGGCTGGGGGTCCACCCCGGTTGTCGTGGCGTTCGTGATCGCGGCGGTGTTCATCGCCCTGTTCGTCTACGCCGAGAGCCGAGCCCGGTCGCCGTTGCTCCGTCTGGACCTGTTCCGCAACCGCTCCTTCGCGATCGCCTCGGTCGTCGCGGTCGTGGGCATGTTCAGCTTCCTGGGCACGGCCTACGCGGCGAGCATCCGGCTCGGCCCGATCCAGCACCAGAGCCCGATGCGTACGGCGTTCGCGTTCCTGCTGCTCAACGCCATCACGCCGGTCCTCACTCCGCTGACCTCGCGGCTGCTGCACCGGCTCCCGGCCCGGGCGCTGCTCACCGCCGGCCTGGCGCTGATCGCGGCGGGCGACTTCCTGGCGGCGGGGCTGGACGTGGGAGACGAGAACCTGACCTCCCTGATCGTGCCGCTGGGCCTGGTCGGCATCGGCTTCGCCTTCACGGTGTCGTCGATCACCGCGACCGCCGTCAACACGGTCCCGGTGCCGCTCGCGGGCATGGCGAGCGCGGCCACCAACCTGCTGCGCGACTTCGGCTTCACGCTGGGCCCGGCCGTCATCGGCGCGGTTGCTCTGAGCCAGGCCGCGTCCCGGGTGACCTCCGCGCTTGCGACCTCGTCCTCGCTGAGCGCGGAGTCGAAGGCGGCGGCACACGAGGTACTGAAGGAGGGCGGCCCGCTCGCCCTCAACTCGGTGCCTGCGGGGTCGCCGCCGGGCGCGGCCCGCTCCTACGCCCTGGACGCGCTCGGCCACGGCTACTCGATCGGGTTCGTGGTGTGCGGTTCGGCGGCCCTGTTCTCGGCACTGCTGGTGGTGACGGCACTGCGGGGGCGTACGGCGGAGGAGAGCGCGGCGGAGCCGGAGGGGGACGGGAAGGAACGTGCGGTGCTCGCCACGGGGTGAGGCGGGCGACGGGTGTTGTCGCGAGGCCATGGGGCTGCTCCAGCATCCCCGGGCCTCGCGTCGGCAGCAGAGCGACGCGGCGAAAGCCGATTGACTGTGTCCCAAGGGGGCACACGATGGACATGGTCGGCGACACGGACGACGACAGGTCGATGCGTCGGCAGGGTTCGAGCGGCCACCGGACGGTGCCGCACACCGCCGATGTACGGATCGAGGCGTGGGGAGTGAGCCGGGAGAGCTGCCTGGCGGAGGCGGCGACCGGCCTCGTGGACTGCTTCGCGGACCTGTCCACGGCACGTCCCACCGCCGTGGAGCGCGTAAGACTGGCCGAGAACGACGACGACGATCTGCTGGCCGCGCTCCTGGAGGAGGTCGTCTACCGGCTGGAGGTCCACGGCCAGGTGCCCGTGGACGTGGAGGCCGAGTCCGACGACGACGGGCTCGAGGTGCGGCTGACGGTCACCGGCCTGTCGGACGTGGAGATCACCGGCGCCGTACCGAAGGGCGTGTCGTGGCACGGCCTGCACATGGGCCCGGACCCGTACGGCTGGTCGTGCACGGCGATCGTGGACGTGTGAGCAGCCGTCGTCCTGCGGGGTCATGGGTTTGTGGGCTTCATGGGCTCAGCCCTTGACCACCCCGAGCGGCACCAGGCGGGCGACGACACGGCACAGTCCGGCACTCTCACTCGCCGCCACGACCTCGCCGACGTCCTTGTACGCCTCAGGGGCCTCCTCGGTCAGGCCGCGCCAGGAGAGCGGACGCGCGGCGATACCGTCCCGCTCGAGCCTGGCCCGCAGCTCCCTGCCGGTGATGGAACGGGCGGCCTGGTGGCGGCTCATCCGGCGCCCCGCACCGTGGCAGGTGGAGAAGAAGGCACCTCCGCCGGGCACACCCGCCAGGACGTACGAGGCCGTTCCCATGGTCCCGGGGATCAACACGGGCTGCCCCTGCTCGCGAAGGTCCTCGGGAAGCTCGGGATGCCCGGGCGGAAACGCCCGAGTGGCGCCCTTGCGGTGCACGCACAGCCGACGCCGCCGCCCGGCCACGTCATGGGTCTCGAGCTTGGCGAGGTTGTGCGACACGTCGTACACGAGGGACAACCGGACGTCGGCGGCGCGGCGGAAGACCCGACGGGCGGCTTCGGTGAGGAGCTGGCGGTTGGCGCGCCCGTAATTGGCGGCGGCTGCCATGGCACCCAGATACGCCTGCCCCTCCGGCGAGGCGACCGGGGTGCAGGCCAGCTGCCGATCGGGCACGGCGATGCCGTACCGGGTCATGGCCCGGTCCATCGCCCGCACATGATCGGTACAGATCTGATGCCCGAGCCCGCGCGACCCACAGTGGATCATGACGGTCACCTGGCCGCGGGCGATCCCGAAGGCGCCGGCGGCCGCCTGGTCGTACACCTCGGCGACCTGCTGCACCTCGAGGAAGTGGTTGGCCGATCCCAGGCTGCCCACCTGCCCGAGCCCCCGCTCACGGGCCCGTCCGCCGACTTGCCCGACATCGGCGTCACGGACCGCTCCCCCATCCTCACACCGTGCAAGATCCCGTTCTTCACCATGCCCCTGCTCCACGGCATAACGGGCTCCGCCCTCCAGCACGCGCTCCAGCTCCCCGGCCCGGCTCGGCCGCCACACACCACCGGGCCCCGCGCCACGCGGGATGGCCCGGTCGAGCCCGTCCATGACCGCGTCCATGGCGGAGGCGAGCTGGGCGCGATCACAGTCGGCGGCCAGCAACCGCACCCCACAGGAGATGTCGAACCCGACCCCTCCCGGCGACACGACGCCCCCGTCGTCGACGTCGGTCGCCGCGACCCCGCCGATGGGAAAGCCGTAGCCCCAGTGGATGTCGGGCATGGCGTACGAGGCGCCGACGATGCCGGGCAGCGTGGCCACGTTGACGACCTGCCCCAGCGCCTGCTGGGCGTCGCTGAGCAGGGCGCGGGAGGCGAAGACGACGCCCGGGACGCGCATGTCGCCGTGTCGTTCGATGCGGAAGCGGTGGGGTGCTTCTTCCAGGAGTTCCATGGTGGTCTCCTGCGGTGCGTGCGGCGCGGGTCGCCTCGGGTAGACCACCGCAGCGGACCCGCTGCCTTCCGAGTTCCGCGCGGGGGCGGGGTGACTCCCGCGGTCGGCAGTGTCGGTCATCCCTTCGCCCAGGCCCTCAGGGCTCGCCTCAGCCGACTCTAGTCAGCGTAGTGATAGCGAGCCTTGAGGATCTTGACTTCTTTGTCATCGACTCGGTAGACGAGGCGGTGTTCGTCATCAACGCGTCGCGACCAGTAGCCGGAGAGGTCTCCTTTGAGCGGCTCGGGCTTGCCGATGCCGTTGAAGGGATCGCGTTGGATCTCGCCGATGAGACGAACGACGCGACGCACCATCTTTCGGTCGGTCTCCAGCCAGTACTGGAAGTCGTCCCAGGCGCCCGGGTCGAAGTTGACGTCCCTCACTCCTCACCGGCCAGCTCTTGGAGGTCGTCAAGGCTCTTGGTGATTCCTGTCTGGCCCGCACGGTCGCGGGCGACAGCCTCCATGAGACGGCGTGCGTTGGCCGGCGATCGCAGGAGGTAGATGGTCTCCTGCCAGGCGTCGTAGTCCTCGGCAGACATGAGTATGGCGTCGCCGTGCTTGGAGTGGATGCGTACGGGCGCGTGGTCGTCGTTGACCTTCTTGATCAGGGGAAAGAGCTCCTTGCGCGCCTCGCTCGCAGTGAAGGCCATGGCACCCTTCCTCTCTTGAACCGGTACGGAAAATCGTACCTGACTGGTACGGAAGTACGTACTGCTTTCACACGAGTACGGGCAGCCGCGAAGCGCGAACGCCTGACGGCGAACGCGCCCTTCCAGTGTCTGCAGGTGCAGGCACCGCTCAGCGGCCCTCGGACGGAGTCCGGACTCCCCGGGGCCGGCTCCCGCCGCACCGAGACGTACGGCCAACTCCGCAATGTCGCCGAGTTGGCCGTACGTCAAATCGTGCGACGAGAGGCCCTCGCGGAGGGAGGTGAACGCCGTCGCGTACCCGGGTGCCGGTCGCACAGCAGCCCGGCGACCGAGGCCTCGGGGCTGCCGTAGCGGGAGAGGAGGACGTCGACGGTCACGGGGTCACCCCGCGACGGGAGCGATGGGCTGCTCCTCGGCGGTGTCGAGTACGGCCGCCGGCTCTGACTTGGCCCTGGGCCGGGCGAACCTGCGCATCAACGGCTCCTCCACGCACCTGTTCAGCAGCCAGGCCAGACCCCACGACAACGCGAAGGCGAACAGGCCGAGACCGACCGCCTCGGCCGTGCCCCACGATTTCGTGGCACCGAGCGCCACATGGCCGAAGTTGAGCACCAGCCAGTGCAGCAGGTAGAAGGCGAAGGAGAGCTCGCCGCCCCTGACGAACACCCGGCTGCGGAACGGCGACCAGGTCCCCTCGATGTCCGCGGTGGCCCCCGCCGCGACGACCAGGGCGATCGGTCCGCTCGTCGCCGCCACGAAACTCCACGGCTCCGCGATGTTCGAGGCGAGGAGGTAGCCGCCGAAGAGCAGTGTCATGGCCGCCCACAGCGGCAGCCTGATCCACTTGCCGGTCATGACGATGCGGGCCATCACCATGCCGAGGACGAACTCCAGGGCGCGCACGGGCGGCGCCATCTGGATGAACCAGACCCGGTAGGTCGGGATGGTGAAGTACATCGGCTTCGCGGGCAGCAGCTCGGCAACGAACGGGATCGCCCAGGTCGCCGCGACCAGGCCGGCGGCCCACCACCACAGGCGCTCGGGCTGGATGGCCGCGACGGCCCGGCGGAAGAGCGGGAAGCAGGCGTAGAAGAAGACCTCCGCGGACAGCGACCAGCTCACGAAGTCCATGCTGAAGAACGTGTCGGAGCTCGGGAACCAGGAGTGGATCAGGAACAGGTTCGGCACCGCGCTCTGCCAGCGTATGGAGACGCCGAGCCAGACCATCAGGATCGCGGCGATCAGCCAGGCGACCACGTGGTTGGGCACCACCTTGACGGCCCGGCGGCGCCAGAACCTGCGCGCCGGCTCACCGGGCTTGGCGATCAGCGTGAGGATGAACCCGCTCAGCACGAAGAAGAAGCCCACCCCTATGGGCCCCGTCCTGTGGAAGAGCGTCATGTAGGTGTCGGCGGCCCACTTGTCGTGGAAGGGGAACTGGAAGGCGAAGTGGAAGGTGAACACCAGGGTGGCTGCG of Streptomyces cynarae contains these proteins:
- a CDS encoding archease, yielding MVGDTDDDRSMRRQGSSGHRTVPHTADVRIEAWGVSRESCLAEAATGLVDCFADLSTARPTAVERVRLAENDDDDLLAALLEEVVYRLEVHGQVPVDVEAESDDDGLEVRLTVTGLSDVEITGAVPKGVSWHGLHMGPDPYGWSCTAIVDV
- a CDS encoding MazG-like family protein, coding for MTEQVTSADLLKSDSKPDLWESIDRLHTWLDANRVHDGADERLLRVLKLSEEVGEVAQAVIGATGQNPRKGTSHSWEDVQAELCDVVITALVALRTLTPEAREVFTAHLDGVRARSLGSSS
- a CDS encoding acyltransferase family protein; the protein is MARPQTRSGSPQAGARPAWLPGLNGMRLVAATLVFTFHFAFQFPFHDKWAADTYMTLFHRTGPIGVGFFFVLSGFILTLIAKPGEPARRFWRRRAVKVVPNHVVAWLIAAILMVWLGVSIRWQSAVPNLFLIHSWFPSSDTFFSMDFVSWSLSAEVFFYACFPLFRRAVAAIQPERLWWWAAGLVAATWAIPFVAELLPAKPMYFTIPTYRVWFIQMAPPVRALEFVLGMVMARIVMTGKWIRLPLWAAMTLLFGGYLLASNIAEPWSFVAATSGPIALVVAAGATADIEGTWSPFRSRVFVRGGELSFAFYLLHWLVLNFGHVALGATKSWGTAEAVGLGLFAFALSWGLAWLLNRCVEEPLMRRFARPRAKSEPAAVLDTAEEQPIAPVAG
- a CDS encoding Txe/YoeB family addiction module toxin, which encodes MRDVNFDPGAWDDFQYWLETDRKMVRRVVRLIGEIQRDPFNGIGKPEPLKGDLSGYWSRRVDDEHRLVYRVDDKEVKILKARYHYAD
- a CDS encoding PaaX family transcriptional regulator; the encoded protein is MRVTTPALRPQSLLLSFLGDEVLGRGVCVYTGSVIEVFRRAGVGEQATRSTLTRMVARGLLSRRREGRRTYVGLTDRSEAILRDGERRIWKTGAVNRDWDGTWTLLGFSLPESWQRQRHDLRSQLTWAGFGALFSGLWIAPGEVDVSAIVAELGLAAHVKVFRARADTGTDIAGMIDETWDLDELAARYREFEAAWRPFASGRTDITAEDALALRLRLTSEWLQVIRSDPRLPVRHLPADWPAVGAEETFRAVHGLLDAPARDAARRLIESIPAE
- a CDS encoding alpha/beta hydrolase, whose product is MRAARTRPRTRLRIALAALATVASAALTTLPAPAAQADSGAAHLTGTLADGATWIADVPARWNGTLLLFSHGFGPTVAQDAPSDAVRTELLAEGYAMAGSSYDPHGSMWALNSAERDQFATLDAVTAKIGTPRRTLSVGQSMGGLVNAQIARDGAGRVDGALGLCGLVAGGTDLDDYQLDAEYTIARLLLPGQDVGLVLFGSAADAAATAKKLTDAVTAAQATPQGRARIALAAAFLNLPAWAPGESAPAPSDWAGQEKQQYAWFAQGILSFVEGGRYAIEQSVGGNNSWNKGVDYTRLLAGSVHAQQVRALYQAAGLDLRADLRSLTAGAAITADPAALRTAQRTSSAGQGLGVPLLDVHTVADNLVPVEQERRFGDRVRAAGDGALLRQAYVQRQGHCAFTTAETVAALHALEHRVTTGHWDDAATPGVLQRSATALGLDGAAYVTYRPARLTVGRDRPSYPTQP
- a CDS encoding RtcB family protein, which gives rise to MELLEEAPHRFRIERHGDMRVPGVVFASRALLSDAQQALGQVVNVATLPGIVGASYAMPDIHWGYGFPIGGVAATDVDDGGVVSPGGVGFDISCGVRLLAADCDRAQLASAMDAVMDGLDRAIPRGAGPGGVWRPSRAGELERVLEGGARYAVEQGHGEERDLARCEDGGAVRDADVGQVGGRARERGLGQVGSLGSANHFLEVQQVAEVYDQAAAGAFGIARGQVTVMIHCGSRGLGHQICTDHVRAMDRAMTRYGIAVPDRQLACTPVASPEGQAYLGAMAAAANYGRANRQLLTEAARRVFRRAADVRLSLVYDVSHNLAKLETHDVAGRRRRLCVHRKGATRAFPPGHPELPEDLREQGQPVLIPGTMGTASYVLAGVPGGGAFFSTCHGAGRRMSRHQAARSITGRELRARLERDGIAARPLSWRGLTEEAPEAYKDVGEVVAASESAGLCRVVARLVPLGVVKG
- a CDS encoding MFS transporter translates to MSDTSTPPTSASAPPRASLPIGTLVAGCLAVCLAQIGLAMPATLNGLFQEHLHPVGSQLTWISDAFLLPVAVLELSFGVLGDLFGRKRLLVGGAALLCAGEIVAASASGIHQLWVGQALAGLGAAALFPTSLAMIAAGTHTGPQRARAIAVWASSLSAGGFLAPLLGGITGTYGSWRSAFVVVAVLAAISALVSLWLATDSRAPEGRSLDVGGQITIGVGLFALLYAVIQGPTDGWGSTPVVVAFVIAAVFIALFVYAESRARSPLLRLDLFRNRSFAIASVVAVVGMFSFLGTAYAASIRLGPIQHQSPMRTAFAFLLLNAITPVLTPLTSRLLHRLPARALLTAGLALIAAGDFLAAGLDVGDENLTSLIVPLGLVGIGFAFTVSSITATAVNTVPVPLAGMASAATNLLRDFGFTLGPAVIGAVALSQAASRVTSALATSSSLSAESKAAAHEVLKEGGPLALNSVPAGSPPGAARSYALDALGHGYSIGFVVCGSAALFSALLVVTALRGRTAEESAAEPEGDGKERAVLATG
- a CDS encoding type II toxin-antitoxin system Phd/YefM family antitoxin translates to MAFTASEARKELFPLIKKVNDDHAPVRIHSKHGDAILMSAEDYDAWQETIYLLRSPANARRLMEAVARDRAGQTGITKSLDDLQELAGEE